The genomic segment GTTCGCCTCTGCTTtttcataaattaaatgtgagACTATTAATTGATATCTTGCACCATGCTGTAATTTTTTTACTCTcagttttattctattctaattagaaaaaagttgaaaaataaaGGTGATTTTGTGAGGTcagaaaatatacaatatagtTTATAGATATATACTAGATTATATAGATTATACTGCATATATCATTTACATTACAACTGATGAGGTTTGATTTAAATCATTcttaaatacacagacacacattgatCTCTAAAGACAACGAGGACACCTACAGACTGGAGGTAGAGAAGTCAGTCAACTGGTGCAGGGAAAATGACCAAGTcctgaataaaagaaaaaataagccTTTGAAATGATCATCAACTTCAgagcaaaacaataaataaaatcaccCAATTACAACAAACTAACTACATCATGTTTCTCTACTTCTTTCCTCTACTTCCTGAGACATCTCAAAAAGCAGTAAAGGTCCAGTTTTATAAAGATATCCAGATCATCCTTTCACTATTGATTAATGTCTGGTACAGAAACACGTCTAAGCACACAATAAAGCAAATGGAGAGAATTATCACATTATCACCAGGGCATCAAAGAACATAGGTTGTAAACTCCCCATACTAGATTCCATATGCACACAATGTACCATATAGTTATTAAGATCAGGAATTACCCTCTCACCATCTGTTTCCGCACCTCCCCTCAAAGGCAGATGACTATAACGCCTTAACCTGAGCTTCTTCTCCAAAGCTGTATAATATACAAAAGTTTGAACAGCTTCAATGCACCTTAGCACCTTAGCATTGATTCTTCAGTCTCTGATCTCTACTAGAgagatgaacaccattcttccaaaatatATTCCTTCATTTGGTGtattgatgatggtggtggagagtgcTGTCTAACACATCAGTCCAAAATCTCCTATATGTGTTCAGTCGGGTTGatatctggtgactgtgaaggcctcATACTCATCAACACATTCGGCGACCCCTCATGCCCTTTGGACGTTggcattgtcatcctggaagaaaACACTTCCATCAGGATAGAAAAGTTTCATTGTAGGATAAAGGATCCGAACgatgccagcaaaatgccccccacagTATAACAGAGCCACTGGATCCCCCAATTGTGGGggtcaaacattcagacctgcACCTTTAATTTATCCCACCTCCTTTATGTTTGCAGTGGTGCGTTTGTCATGTTTTGTTACAGATGTGTTAATTCCTCCAACTCAGCCGTGTGATACTAAAATAACTTGAACTTGAGTAAGTAACAATTGTATGATACTAAAGTATTTTAAGCAATACTTACATttaaaccacttttttttttttgggactaaaaaaatttaaattgtcaaataaaataatagtttttattttgttcattcCCCTTgtttagcatttataagcagtaCATTATGATTTAGTTTTTGGTTGTAGTTGTTAAtataagtgtttattaatgtaacTTCTCCTGTGAGCAGACATAAATGGAGGCTggtatataaacatataatgaATGAAACACGGTTGTTATAATAGAAAATATGTCAGATATAATGAAGTTTGACGTGTTGACAAATATTGCTTAACAcctcaaatgtatttatatctgcTTATGTGGGGATTATGTTTCACATCTAAACTCTTTATTCGTATGTTCACTGACTGAGTCTCTTAAAGTACTTATCAGGCaaaaattcctttttttccccccaaaaaaaaaaaaattgtgtggGTTCAGGttaattcaaacattttacacttttaaagCAATATTCAGTCAAAACAGATATTATGTTTAATTACTCTCATGAATAAGAAACAGATAAACACCTTCTTTTATATACTTTTCCTTTGAGAGTGCTACAACACAGTATTATACATGCTAAAACCCATCTCCTGCCTCTCTGCTTTATGCCATAACAAAGTCTGAATTACATGTTAGTTGCAATGAAGGAGCCTCTACAGACAAATTCATTCAAACTCAGGGGGATTAATGGACAAGAAATAATAAAGTGTCTCCTCGGGGCAGTGTAATGGGTTCCCTGAAACAACACGAAACACTGCGGCTCCCCTTTGATCAATTCAGTTGATACTAAGAAGACAAGAGCTTTTGACAGATGCAGAGGATGAATTATTCACTCTCACAGAACAAGAATGGCTCATCTCGTTCTCCATTATCAAAAGGGATTAATATTAGTACCTATCATACCAGCTGTTAGTCATCTTATGGTTTATTCATGTCCTTTAAATAAaactcagtgtagtttagtggCTTTTGGAGATTCATCTGTGATAATGTATGTTCAGCAGCATTGAGTTAATTTCTCAGATAAAGACATCTAAATGATCTTATGCTCTTTAATGAAGATAGAAGACATCTCCAGAGATgaaaattaacataaatatcACCACATGAAAAAGCTGATGAACATTTATCTCTTAATGATACAAGGATACACATGTTAAAACCTTTCAAGGATTAATGATTCTTTAATGATTCTGTAATCCCTgagacaacaacaaacaactaaACAACTTCCTGTGCTGTGACAATTTCAACTTTgcagtattttgtgtttaaaaagtctTTGTCTGAAAGGAAGCTTGAAAATAAAGTGCTCTTCTGTGAATGACCCTGCATGTTCTGTGCATTTTCTGCCTCAACTGTCATCATCAACATCTGGGCAGCAGCTGCACTGTTAGATCATTAACACCTTGAATTTGCCCAGTGGTGATGTCCCGGCTCAAAGTTGTGAATGACTGGTGTACGTTCGCTCTGCACCAGGAGTGAGCTTAAAAGCTGCTCCTGGAAATTCATATACTACCAAATTGTAAGTTTTGGCATCTCGAGTCCCACGTATGTTTTCATAACTGTTTAGGTTAGAATGGGTGAAATGTTTACTTAAATGAtaattaacatgaatgatgaatgatgtactttttctttgtatttaaaCAGGTGCTGGCAGTGCtttaatataatcatataaagTCTGATATTGCAGTAGTTAGTAGATATTGCAAGAGCTGATAATTTggtggagaagaaagagaaatttGCATGAACATACTGGCATGCTCTGTCACACATAATACTGGGACCTAAAGAAAGAACTCCATTAGTAATAAAGAAGATTACAAAtaagtatttttctttattaactTACTCACATTGAAATGTCATGGTGAACACATCATCAACTTTGAGTGTGATCTTGAAACTTTGAAACTTTTTGAAACGAAGAAGTTTTAAAGGAAGAGTTTGACAGTTTGGTGAATACAGCGATTCACTTTCCTGATGatagttagatgagaagattgataccactgcAATGTAAAGTGAGTATAAAGCAGCTAGctaacttagcttagcacaaagactggaaacagggggaaacagctagcctggctctgtctaaAGGAAACAAAATCCATCAGCCAACATATGTAAAACCAATGTTGTCTTATGGAGAGTTACGTGCCAGATCCTGGatgcagtgacttcctggagtcgttactggttgcctggcaaccttaCAGCGATGCCAGGACAAAACTTTACCTAtctcctacctacctttctcTCTTGCATTCAAGTTTTAAATGAAGAactctgaaacattaaatatctgaaattttatatttgtaaagtatttgtaaaatcttttttattgccaatcataaattattattttataaaggaTTTAGTACAAATGAGCAGGCAAATGTTCTATTGTAGTGCATTAGGAGATTAATAGAGAATACTGAAAAACAGTGCTGACACCAGATAATAAACTACAGACCACTTAAATGGACTGCATGTATATTGACACTTTTCTAGTTTTCCAGCCccttaaagcactttacaacatgtcaacattcacacacacatttatacgcTGATGGTCGAAGCTGCACTGCGAGGTGACAACCTGAGCAATTCTGGCTTCACTATCTtacccaaggacacttcaggCTGGAGGAGCCGGGGATCGATGCGATTAGTGAACAACCTGCTCTGCCTCCTGAGTCACAATTATGTTTTGTGTTAACTGTttctattgtattattttaattaactgTCCACATCTTtgacaaatgtgaatatttgggGAAAAACAACTGGGagaaaatgatcatttaaacaTAACTGGCAGCACATCACAAAATGAGAACACATTACAGTGCCCACACAGTTCATCAAATGTTGAGTTCTTTGTGAAATGAAGAGGAATACTGTCAGACATCATCTTACTGGTTATTTTCTGCAGGAGGCTGAAGAAATCTTCGATCTGACAAGTCCTAGTTTAGGACAGCCATTAGCAAGCGGAGCATGCTGTCAAGCAACAAGACGAAGTGGGCAAACCTGCCACTATTTGTCAAAgctgttattttaaaagaagcTGTGTCTCTGCAGAAAGTGGCCTGCATTATTTTGAatcatgtctgtgtgtagtGCCTGTCTGCTCAATAGCTTGATTTTCTAAAGGGGAATGACATAGAAATCAGTTCATCAgtaacagcaaaataaaaaatactactATTGAtccacatataaacatataaaagatgaacagaaaatacaaaaagcaGCCTTCGGAGGAGAGGGACTGTAGTAACCTCCATGCTGCAGGtctggctgtgtgtttctgccttCATTGATTCTTTCCTTCAGACCCTTGAGACGTCTCTCCCATCATAAAAACCCTTCATATGGAATTTATCAGCACTATACAGCAGACATGAAAATCACTCACCTTTCGGCGAAATTCGccgttttgaaaccaaaatagatgaCCTACGTGAATCATGCAGATccgatggggggggggggggtgtgtcaAGTGGCAAGTGATTGTGATTTGGAGGTATACGGGAGCCTTGAAttgggaaaagagagaaaaagaagaaaaagaaaaaatatccaGAGGCCTCCGTCACTTGTAGACCTCATTAATACCATAGATAGACGATTAataccaaagtccttctaaggttcttattataatgtctctgttaataccatagactgtatattattatatatattaatacacgcacctattgtcacccacgttgtcgtcggtcacatgtcctcattggctttggagacacgtgctgcctcatcctaagcactgattggctggtgtgtggtgtcgtatgaaacagtcacgtgtcccacagatgcacgcgtgagtcaggaaatgacgtaccGGACATGGTTTGTTCCGCGtgtattacgttacgtgttggactgaATACATGGAtctattgaggaaagtattccggttttatggaaacagatttcatatttcagcagaatggatatttggcgagctgtacaggaagtcctgagtcataagatgatcgttgtggataaagggaagactttgaaggtatgtagcattatagctgttagcttactttagctgagtggctaaccgagctaaccgctaatactattacggctgtgagcaaccatataagtcctGAGTGGTCTTggatgaatcaggagaatctaagctttccaacaatgtacggcatgaatatacatgtttaagggttgctgtttaaaacattcagaagaacgtgtggctacctcccaaacCTCCGGTcggtcccgtaggcggaacagcgtgttttacgtgtctgcagttccggttcttcatgttggctgaaacagacgagtcaccctcaaacatgctgaaaaccacaTTGAAGTCTGGCcagcagttagtcttccctaatgtttatgtggctttgaggatgttcctcacgttgccggttCTCATTTGGGGAAATGAGCCGGAAGTCCTTTTTTATCATTACTGACAACAGAGTttgaacctgtcagagacctggactttagagatgctgtggaggagtttgctaggaaaaaggtcattgcataagggaactactctagtgtgtgtgtgtgtgtgtgcgtgtgtgttgttaatgtgcattatgttttttatgattcTGAAAACATtagttgttgggatgtttgatattgtggagattgtAAAAAGAGGTTGTTTGGTATTtgctttgaagtgtttctgcatatctgagtgtagactgttttgatagtacacacacacgcacacgcacacacacacacacacacacacacacacacacacacatacactgcatgtgctgagagtcttgtgttgaatttatcagtcagtgtgaatcctgtgcaagttcaggagtttccaacaactactacatccacacttgtgcactagtaaactagttgtatgttgtgttggtgttggtgttgaatttacattgaacatgtttcttttaatctttgcactttcatcaaactgtactgtcctccgtccgtccgtcttctgtcgcttatccggggtcgggttgtagttctgcttgaatttcctctcaaaatgcatcagattgatgatttcaagccctaacctccctagaggggtcgtatccttctcacctttttcacccatgacccGTTTTCATGTCTGATACAGCCTGCACGATGTCCATAAGGACTTAATTGCTTTGTTTTCAATGTGGCAAAGAACATTTTTCCATTCATCATTGACAGTAAACTCACTCTACAGGTGCTCAGTGTGAAGTGATGGTGAAGGTGGATTAGCTCCTATACATGTCCTTTACATTTCCCTCAGTGTCGTGTGTTGATCTAATTATTGTTATTCCAACTGTTATATGCTAAAGTGTAGTCTTGAGTATGTTATCTTATAGTTTAGAGTTGTGACAAGGATACCACTGGAAAAAAGGTGTAATGTGATGTAAATCAGtaaccatttatttattaaatgtaaagttattatttatataagtacacttaaattcactgtaggtggataaaatatttaatatttatcattcttttgtggttacaccatttgacattttcaggagcattcagtcttacttttggttaaaaatggtgtaaatgtaattgacaaatgacataaaaaacaacaaaaatacaaaatgtacattttaactgcttttaaacctatttttaacacatttttgaattgctcatttGTCACTGACACAAATCCAAATTATTGAAGAGAATCATATTTGTGCCTTTGAAATGATTCATCTGTTATTTCCTCAAAAGCCAGTGTTGATTTACAGCAGATCACTATGTTTAAGTTGTGCCTACAGTTTCTTTCACATTAGAAATagctaaagaaaaaaatatcataTTCGATGAATAACTGtcaagatttattttaattcGACACATAAaactttcataaataaataccatGTATGTTCACATTTTTTAGGTCTGTAAAATTCAGCTCACATGAAACTACAAAGCCTGTTTACAAAATGTTATTACACAAGATCAACCACTCTGCTGACAATATACAGGAATAGATAAATATATCAAACAAATGGTGAAAGGGATTTATAAACAGATCTCATATTGGTGTCCTGTAGATATTTGGCACTGAGGTATATGACAAATAGAGAGTTCAGAGCAGAGACATGCAGAAATGTTCCTGACAGCGCGAGGCGATCGAGAGAGGCTGAAAACTTGTTGACAACAATTAGCatcacaacatttttttccattatgGGCTTGCTGTCAGATGAGTTGCACATCTCCAGTGGCTAAAAATGacaactttattttcattctctGCCGTGACAGatgttttgaaatgaaactgATTTGCAGACTTTGGCAGAGGCAGAACAGCTCTGGGGGCAGAAATAACGTTGGTGGATTGTTTctgtgctgcttttttgtttgtaagaaaataaatgcagagTGTAAGAGGACGTAATTGGTGTTACAAAGACAAACTAagtgaaatgtttaatattgaAGCTCCTGTGGTTTTTCATTATTCTGTTTAATTAGACCTCTAGTCAGGTTGAGATGAGGTGGAGCTGTAATATCACCAAAATCTGTAAACTAGTAACCATGATAACAGGGTAAATAGTCCCAAACTCAAGCTGCAGTCGATGCAGATTTCGCCAAATGCAATTTACTCACATGATGcataaaaaaagaggaggaaatagaAAGTTGTAAATTTCAATTATAAACACTGTAATTAATCTGTCACCATTGTTGCACTATAGCCAAGCTGCTTCCTCCATTCTCTGCAGTCATAAAACAAGAATATACACAAACAATATTTCCAAAATGAGTTGTGAACGTTCAGCAATGAGACTGTATATGAGCCACAGTTTGCTACAGTTACATGATGTGATGCATTAAATGGCTCTGGTTACAAAATATAAGCCAGCACAGTTAAAACTGGGCTCCAATCTACACAATATGATGGGTTTGTTCTGCATGTTAAACTTACACTCCTTTTTATTcccctgttttctgtttttgttgtttgtcctGTTAATGTTTTCTCACTGAATTTGTATAATGGTTTAATCAAGTGTTAAAGAAAGCAAGGTTTATTTGTGTTGGTGCTGTTGAATATTGTGGTTTATCTGAGTACACCACTCTCCAGTTACATGTGCACAACCGCAGCCTGAAAATCTGAAAAGCACAAGTGGATTTGTTCtcaagagacacagagagatacgTTATGCTGATAGTTTCATTATATCATTGTTGCACTGAGCTCATTATGACCCTGCAGAAAACTAGTTAGGGTAGGACCTGAACAACATCTAAATTCAAAATATATACTCAAAGCATCAGTAACaggtataatatataataaaaggtCCATCTTTtagtcttcttcttttttgattATGAGCACTAAAATGGTGATTTAAATATTCCCAAAAGCATTTTAAAGAACTTACTCATTCTTCAGTAATGATGATGTACATTAAAATCTCACTATAATGTCCCACTAGCAGTTTGAAGTACACTAAAACCAGTATTTACAACACAGTTACAATACTGATGCAAAAGTACGACAGCTACTACACCACAAACGAAACCTGCGTCACAGCAAACAGTGATAATATCTACAGATCTCAGCTTTCATAAATAACTCACTAACATCAGTCTTGTGGACTTTTATAGATAATTTATCACACATATACAGTCTTTCCTAAACAAAACTCCTTATTAAGAAATGCTGAACGTGCTCGTATCGTCATCCGTCAAATGTATCCTCTTGTTGTTGTGGCTGCTCACTTCCTCGTGCTCCGTGACTAGCTCGTTGCTCTCATGGGACGAATCCTTCGTCACGCTGTAATACATCGGCACGTTGTACTCGGCCGCCTTCTCCTTTTGTCGGCAGCTGCACTTGCAGAGCTTTTTGAATGCGACACGAAACTTCTGAGACATGAGGTTGTAAATAATGGGGTTGATGGCACTGTTGGTGTAAATGCACATGCGGCAGAAGAGCAGGAACCACGTGTTGTGGTAAGGCGGGTCGATGACGGAGTTGACCACCACCAGTGTTCGGTAAGGCATCCACAGCAAGGCGAAGAGGATGACCACTACAGCCAGCATCTTAGTTATCTGTAGTTGAGAAATAGAGACACAAGGGAACAAGGAACAGGTTGTAATTATGTGCCAATAACGAGAAAGGGTACAATTAACGTTAGCTTAACACGCACGCTGCATGCCATGACTCATTCTCAGTGTTATAGACGTTGTAAGAACAAGGCTAAGTTCACAGCCATGCTAGCTACTGTACGAATCTATACTTAGAAACGGTGATACTTTGAGCTAAAtactaatgtcagcatgctaacacgATCACATTGACagtgctaacatgctgatgtttagcaggtttGGTATCACAatcttagtttagtgtgtttagaGCTATGACTAAAGATTATTtcaattatcaattaatctgccaaTTACTTTATCAAATATTGCTCCTTATAATTTCTTAAAACTCAAAGTGAGATCTTCAAATGTCCTGTGAACTCACAAATTTCCAAATTCTGAATGTAGAAGCTGTAACCACTGAATATTTAACTGACGGTTATTTGGTTACAATATTTACCAATAATAGTTGCAAAAACGTATTATGTCAATCGACTTATCGTTGTAGctttagtttagtgtgttagcatgtttTTAATTTCCTAATTAGTCCTAAACTCCCAATGGTAATGTTAgttttggtcataaaccaacgTTTTGGACTAATAACTTGATTTGTTGTTAGCGCCACATGGAAAAGTGGAAGGATCACCAGAGTTATTACAGTTCATAATGAAGGGAGCATGAACATAagaaccaaatttcatggcatgttgagacatttcactcaaaatcataaatgtcaacctcatggctCTGGAGGAAAAGTCAGTGGATCACCAAAATCAGTAGGATCCATCCTCTGAGCACCGTGAATGTTTACAAATGTCAATCCatcaaatagttgttgagatttTTCACTCTCTGGACCAAACTTGTGGACCAACTGACCATCTTTTCCATAtgcataaaaattatgaacttGAGTGAACATTcatgttcaatatttatgagcTTGTTTCCTGTATCGTACCTGCTTCCTTGCAGAGACTGCACTCTTGTTGGCCTTGTTAGTGCTGTTGGAGTGACCTTGGTGAACCGaccctcctccatctctgtcGTTGAGATGCGAGGGCAGCGGGCTCATGAACAAAATTCTGGCGATGAGTCCGTACAGCACAGTTGCCACAACGAGCGGGATCACATAGAACAACGTGAAGTCCAGGAAGTAGATTGGCATGTAGAGGCTCCTGGAGACACGGTAGCCACAGGTAACCACCACTCCGTTGGTGTAGACGGTCTCATCTGTGTCCACTAAAAAGAACCACATGATGCAGTAGAGTGAAGTGAAGATCCAGACTCCAGCTATGATCCTCTTGGCGCGGGAAACAGTGCAGATGAACTGTGCCTTTATGGAGTGACAAATAGCAATGTATCGTTCGATGGTGAATGCTGTGATGGAGCAGGACGACACATTGATGCCCAGGTACTGAAGGTAAGTTATACACAAGCAGCCTGTGTAGCCGTATATCCAGAAGGCCACAACGTCAGAGATATTAGGAAGCCCCGCAGCCAGGAGCACAATGAGGTCTGCGACCGCTAGGCTTACGAGGTAGCAGTTAGTTGGGGTCACCATGTGTTTAGTGCGCAGGACAACCAACACCACCATGATATTCCCAGCAATCCCAACTCCACAGATGAGCATTGTCAAAAATATCGTAATGAACTGTTCTTCAAGAGGCTTCAGAGGCATCTGTGTCAGATTTAACACCTGAGTGACATCCTGAAAGATGGTCGTGTTGTTGTCCATTGTGCTGAAGTCCAGTGGCCACAATTCAGTTGATCTTCAGGGACACAAACAAGAATCCTAAACAGAAATGAAGGGAAACCATATTAGGTAGTGTATGAAAATAATTGGGGTGTGGAGAGTTTCTGAATCTTATATTTCTCCTTTTGAAAAGCATCACCCACACTGACTCACAAAAGTTGCAACACCTTCCCCCTCACTTTCAGTTTTACAGTGACACTGAGTTTGTGCAACTTGTTTCACTATTAATAACTTAAAGAGGCTAAGCATAGAGAATCTGAGATGACTAATTGCACACTAGAAGTGGAAGGGTTATAATAACTTCTGTAAAGCAGCTTTGCAAGAGTACAAAGTGCTTTAACAGTAAAACATCTCTGAAGCAtgaaaaaacttaaaaatgaaatctGGTAAGAATAAGACAGGTACACgccaacaggaaaaaaaatacagacatgCAGACATCAGCTAAAACCTgctgaataataaaatatgctTTAAGGAGACATTTAAAAGAGACTCCGCAAGCCTGATCTCCTCAGGCATGTTGTTCGCGAGCGTCAGAGCTCTGACAGCAGAAACAGAGGTATATTAAAACAAattctatattttataataaagaGATACTAAATAAAAAAGGCTCAACTTGAATTATAAAATAAGCCAGCTTTATATCATGGatgacctttttttaaactctgtgtAATGATGAAAACTAAAGGGAAGTGCTATGAGAGATTAAATGTAATCACCAATATCCACATATAGTGTCTCTCTTGGCTGACATATTGGGCATGTTAGTGGTGTGGTTGGGAAAAATTAAGCCCTGAAATAGTGACAGGGTTGTTGTCCTCTGTGGAAAAGTACATCTTAATGACCCACTGCACACACCGAAGCCCTCatctgaatttatttatttatttttatcttggAAGGACA from the Scomber japonicus isolate fScoJap1 chromosome 4, fScoJap1.pri, whole genome shotgun sequence genome contains:
- the LOC128357390 gene encoding thyrotropin-releasing hormone receptor-like, which gives rise to MDNNTTIFQDVTQVLNLTQMPLKPLEEQFITIFLTMLICGVGIAGNIMVVLVVLRTKHMVTPTNCYLVSLAVADLIVLLAAGLPNISDVVAFWIYGYTGCLCITYLQYLGINVSSCSITAFTIERYIAICHSIKAQFICTVSRAKRIIAGVWIFTSLYCIMWFFLVDTDETVYTNGVVVTCGYRVSRSLYMPIYFLDFTLFYVIPLVVATVLYGLIARILFMSPLPSHLNDRDGGGSVHQGHSNSTNKANKSAVSARKQITKMLAVVVILFALLWMPYRTLVVVNSVIDPPYHNTWFLLFCRMCIYTNSAINPIIYNLMSQKFRVAFKKLCKCSCRQKEKAAEYNVPMYYSVTKDSSHESNELVTEHEEVSSHNNKRIHLTDDDTSTFSIS